One segment of Falco rusticolus isolate bFalRus1 chromosome 3, bFalRus1.pri, whole genome shotgun sequence DNA contains the following:
- the LOC119145499 gene encoding LOW QUALITY PROTEIN: zona pellucida-binding protein 1 (The sequence of the model RefSeq protein was modified relative to this genomic sequence to represent the inferred CDS: substituted 1 base at 1 genomic stop codon) yields MSLFYLLTVQPSRRFLKSAVPRPNSLKIVGSVVFPVKVYVKLNHNSPCILCLTNHLQNLELIDPVFQWNGPGGGLSSENTSVQISTTGTLILRHFNLSGVYTCSIVYKLTAMQPHKNLVIKYLIYGKLSIQYYYAFTARYHTAPSNSSHNTSFEKALLQVLSKLVAELSCEVTLIKAECHQVKMXRRCLQSEIFFTFSVASLDGETHNRLCQQSACDSSHRLNKAKKHTERFFKKQVELHRRSSEPLPEIYYIEGMMQMVWVDRCYPGYGMNPLIHPDCPECCVACSPGSCNPGNGIHCLLCDSSLIYGATKF; encoded by the exons ATGTcattgttttatcttttaacaGTTCAGCCCTCaaggagatttttaaaaagtgcagtGCCAAGACCCAACAGCTTAAAAATAGTGGGATCTGTCGTATTTCcgg tcaaaGTGTATGTCAAGCTGAATCACAACAGTCCATGTATTTTATGTCTGACAAATCATCTGCAAAATTTAGAACTGATTGATCCAGTATTCCAGTGGAATGGACCAGGTGGTGGTCTTTCTTCAG AAAACACCAGTGTGCAAATATCAACCACAGGAACTTTGATATTGAGACACTTCAACCTGAGTGGAGTTTACACATGTTCCATTGTTTATAAGCTAACAGCAATGCAGCCTCATAAAAACCTTGTAATAAAATACCTTATTTATGGTAAGTTATCAATCCAG TA TTACTATGCGTTCACAGCCCGGTATCACACAGCCCCCTCCAACAGTTCTCATAACACTTCTTTTGAGAAAGCATTGCTTCAGGTACTAAGCAAACTTGTTGCTGAACTTTCTTGTGAGGTTACATTAATTAAGGCAGAATGCCATCAGGTAAAAATGTAGAGAAGATGTCTACAGAGTGAAATCTTCTTTACATTTTCAG TTGCTTCCTTAGATGGAGAAACCCACAACAGATTATGTCAGCAAAGTGCTTGTGATTCATCTCACAGACTAAACAAG GCAAAAAAACATACAGAGagattttttaagaaacaagtGGAACTTCACAGGAGAAGTTCTGAACCATTGCCTGAAATATACTACATTGAAGGTATGATGCAAATGGTATGGGTTGATCGCTGCTATCCAGGGTATGGAATGAATCCTCTAATACATCCAGACTGTCCAGAGTGTTGTG TTGCATGCAGCCCAGGATCATGCAACCCTGGTAATGGAATTCACTGTCTTCTATGTGACAGCAGTTTGATATATGGAGCAACAAAGTTCTAA